From Candidatus Pedobacter colombiensis, one genomic window encodes:
- a CDS encoding TolC family protein gives MSRLKINVLLFIFVAIFNAQNLFAQDSLYNDLPKVWNLNECIAYAKKNNYTINSLKLSSKSAAQDLIASKAAKYPNLTGSVTQNAAHYNSGTQSSSGYGLNSAITLYNGGYLNNDIKSKNFSQQIANLAIASAENDATIQITQAYLNILLTRENITYLNDLLKTSKAQVTQGEQEYKIGTIAKNALLQLQAAMASDNYTLVTAQNQLQQNILTLKQLLQLPTKIPFEVAITDTVKNTETLMDLNAAQDKALQIRPEIKSGMLNIQLEINEMEKAKATIRPFLSLGGSLSTGYSSTSFGSYPNQLNNSFNQALGLTLTIPIFDRKVTQTNVAKANIEILQARLSLLNTKTTLTQAVETAYLNVQNANSQYDAAKEQFIYTGEALRVAAAQLKLGVDNIVEYLQQKNLYIQALQAFIQAKYTANLNTKIYDFYTGVPITE, from the coding sequence ATGTCGCGATTAAAAATTAACGTGCTGCTTTTCATTTTTGTAGCAATTTTCAATGCACAAAATCTATTTGCACAAGACTCATTATATAATGATCTACCAAAAGTATGGAACCTAAATGAGTGTATAGCTTACGCAAAAAAAAACAACTACACTATCAACAGTTTAAAGCTCAGTTCAAAATCTGCAGCACAAGATTTGATCGCTTCCAAAGCTGCTAAATACCCCAATTTAACAGGTAGCGTAACGCAGAATGCTGCGCATTATAATTCAGGTACGCAAAGTTCAAGTGGATATGGACTTAATTCAGCAATTACTCTTTACAATGGGGGCTATCTTAATAATGACATCAAATCGAAGAACTTTAGTCAGCAGATTGCCAACCTTGCCATTGCTTCAGCTGAAAATGATGCGACCATACAGATTACGCAAGCCTATTTAAACATTTTACTAACCAGAGAGAACATTACTTATTTGAATGATTTACTTAAAACAAGTAAAGCGCAGGTTACTCAAGGTGAGCAAGAATATAAAATTGGTACAATTGCAAAGAACGCGCTTCTTCAGCTACAAGCAGCTATGGCAAGCGACAACTATACGCTGGTAACTGCACAAAATCAGCTCCAGCAAAATATACTTACTCTAAAGCAATTATTGCAACTACCTACCAAAATTCCATTTGAAGTTGCAATAACAGACACAGTAAAAAATACAGAGACCTTAATGGATCTTAATGCTGCACAGGACAAAGCACTGCAAATCAGACCTGAAATTAAAAGTGGAATGCTAAACATACAACTAGAGATCAATGAGATGGAAAAGGCTAAAGCAACGATCAGACCATTTTTAAGCTTAGGAGGATCCTTATCTACGGGTTATAGCAGCACCAGTTTTGGTTCATATCCAAACCAACTGAATAATAGTTTTAATCAGGCTCTTGGATTAACCTTAACTATTCCCATTTTCGACAGGAAAGTAACCCAAACCAATGTAGCCAAAGCCAATATTGAAATCCTACAAGCCAGATTATCCTTACTAAATACCAAAACAACGTTAACCCAGGCAGTAGAAACTGCATACCTGAATGTTCAGAATGCCAACAGTCAATATGATGCAGCAAAAGAGCAATTTATTTATACCGGTGAAGCTTTAAGGGTTGCTGCCGCACAACTTAAACTAGGTGTTGACAATATCGTTGAATACCTGCAGCAAAAGAATTTGTATATCCAGGCACTACAAGCCTTTATACAAGCAAAATACACGGCCAACTTAAATACCAAAATTTACGATTTTTACACAGGCGTTCCTATTACTGAATAA
- a CDS encoding efflux RND transporter periplasmic adaptor subunit: MKTKKIIFIILGILVLGFAFWYFDIREKEQVVELETENPKMGYISENVTATGRIEPVDTVTVGSQVSGTISHIYADFNSKVKKGQLLTELDKTLFQAAVDQYKGTLASAQSLVVLQKANFYRQSELYKVGAISKVDYDTALYNYNSAVENANSTKAQLDAALKNLALASIYSPIDGTVLSRSISEGQTVAASFNTPTLYTIAKDLTKMQVEAAVDEADVGDLKIGERATFTVDAFLDDTFKGSIQEIRLRPSITSNVVTYTTIIKTDNSDQKLKPGMTANITILAKEVNNALLVPAKALKFMPDTTLKKYQLVWINKARKPTSPVEGYVWIKTGDYKLEQKKIEVGINNNTQVEVLGGITKNDIVVVGSRIVGRAAAASAAASSPFMPKRPGSSNNKPR, translated from the coding sequence ATGAAAACGAAGAAAATCATATTTATCATTTTAGGCATACTTGTACTTGGCTTTGCCTTCTGGTACTTCGACATCCGAGAAAAGGAACAGGTGGTTGAACTGGAAACAGAAAACCCTAAAATGGGTTATATTTCGGAAAATGTAACTGCTACCGGAAGGATTGAACCTGTGGATACAGTAACAGTAGGTTCGCAGGTATCTGGTACAATTTCACATATTTATGCAGATTTCAACTCTAAGGTTAAAAAGGGACAACTGCTAACAGAGCTCGACAAAACTTTATTTCAAGCCGCTGTAGATCAGTACAAAGGTACTCTAGCCAGTGCACAAAGTTTAGTTGTGCTTCAAAAGGCGAATTTCTACAGACAAAGTGAGCTCTACAAAGTAGGTGCCATTAGCAAGGTTGATTATGACACTGCTTTGTATAACTATAACTCCGCGGTTGAAAATGCAAATAGTACCAAAGCACAATTAGACGCGGCTCTAAAGAATCTCGCTCTGGCCAGTATCTATTCTCCGATTGATGGAACGGTACTGTCCAGAAGCATAAGTGAGGGGCAAACAGTTGCAGCAAGCTTTAATACACCAACATTATATACTATTGCTAAAGATTTAACAAAAATGCAAGTAGAAGCTGCCGTTGATGAGGCTGATGTGGGAGACCTTAAAATTGGAGAACGTGCAACCTTTACTGTTGATGCTTTTTTAGATGACACATTTAAAGGGAGCATACAGGAAATCCGGTTGAGACCCAGCATCACCTCCAATGTGGTTACCTATACAACCATCATTAAAACAGACAATAGTGATCAAAAGTTAAAACCGGGAATGACGGCCAACATAACCATATTGGCAAAAGAAGTGAACAATGCATTATTGGTGCCAGCAAAAGCGCTTAAGTTTATGCCCGATACCACATTAAAAAAATATCAACTGGTCTGGATCAATAAGGCCAGAAAGCCAACGTCCCCGGTTGAAGGTTATGTATGGATCAAAACCGGTGATTATAAACTGGAGCAAAAGAAAATAGAAGTAGGCATCAATAATAATACTCAGGTAGAAGTTTTGGGCGGCATTACGAAAAATGACATCGTAGTTGTTGGCAGTCGGATAGTAGGTAGGGCCGCCGCCGCAAGTGCAGCAGCTTCGAGTCCATTTATGCCAAAACGTCCTGGCAGCAGTAATAATAAACCACGATAA
- a CDS encoding ABC transporter ATP-binding protein: MANKILELHELKREFVMGEMTVKALKGLSFEITSGEFVTIMGSSGSGKTTLLNILGCLDKPTEGSYFLDGIDIKTLNSDELAGLRNKKIGFVFQAYNLLPRTNALENVELPLFYNKDMTAEERKERAIKALDAVKLSDRFDHTPNQLSGGQQQRVAIARALVNEPVMILADEATGNLDTRTAYEIMALMQELNSQGKTIVFVTHEPDIAAFSSRTIMLKDGKLLKDNINKNPRSAKEALATFPESDDY; the protein is encoded by the coding sequence ATGGCAAATAAGATACTGGAATTACATGAATTGAAACGAGAGTTCGTTATGGGTGAGATGACCGTTAAAGCATTAAAAGGGCTGTCATTTGAAATCACCTCCGGCGAATTTGTGACCATTATGGGTAGCAGTGGATCCGGTAAAACAACACTCTTAAATATTTTAGGCTGTCTGGATAAGCCAACCGAAGGAAGTTATTTTTTAGATGGAATTGATATTAAGACTTTAAATAGTGATGAACTGGCGGGGCTGAGAAATAAAAAAATTGGTTTTGTATTTCAAGCCTATAATTTATTACCCAGAACAAATGCGTTAGAGAATGTGGAACTACCACTCTTTTACAATAAGGATATGACTGCCGAAGAGCGTAAAGAAAGGGCCATCAAAGCACTTGATGCTGTAAAACTGAGTGATCGGTTTGATCATACACCTAACCAATTGTCAGGGGGACAGCAACAGCGGGTAGCCATTGCCAGGGCACTGGTTAATGAACCGGTCATGATCCTTGCTGATGAGGCTACCGGAAACCTGGATACCAGAACAGCCTATGAGATTATGGCCTTAATGCAGGAACTCAATTCACAAGGAAAAACCATTGTTTTTGTGACACACGAACCCGATATTGCAGCCTTTAGCAGTCGAACAATTATGCTCAAGGATGGTAAATTGCTAAAAGATAACATCAATAAAAATCCCCGTTCTGCTAAAGAAGCCCTGGCTACGTTTCCAGAATCTGACGACTATTAA
- a CDS encoding ABC transporter permease — MSILNLLKIAFRALKRNKLRAFLTMLGVIIGVAAVIAMMAIGQGSKQSIKASLSGMGSNMITVLPQSNTPGSVRLAGTSIQTLKLQDIDAIKRLQSDNINGLSPVISSSGQAIKAGNNWPTNITGIGLDYMHIRQLELLDGIMFSNNDIKKSAKVCLLGKTVIDNLFPDGSNPIGQIIRFKSIPFQVIGTLVPKGQSNFGQDQDDIILAPYTTVQNRITATNYLQAIYASAVSEEASDAATNEITNAIRESHKLLPSQDNDFQVRTQAQLIATITATSSMLTVLLTAIAGISLLIGGIGIMNIMYVSVTERTREIGLRMSIGARGKDILMQFLIEAVLISITGGVLGVLLGVTSAYLIAYFLHWPILISQASIVISFLVCGITGIFFGYYPAQKASRLDPIEALRYE; from the coding sequence ATGAGCATTTTAAATCTATTAAAGATCGCTTTTCGGGCATTAAAAAGAAACAAACTACGTGCCTTCTTAACCATGTTAGGGGTTATTATCGGCGTGGCTGCTGTGATTGCCATGATGGCTATTGGACAGGGTTCTAAACAAAGCATCAAAGCTTCTTTGTCAGGTATGGGATCTAACATGATTACTGTGCTGCCTCAAAGTAATACTCCTGGAAGTGTAAGGCTAGCAGGAACCAGTATTCAGACTTTAAAACTGCAAGATATTGATGCCATAAAAAGGCTTCAATCCGATAACATAAATGGCCTTTCACCCGTAATTTCCAGCAGCGGTCAAGCCATTAAAGCGGGGAACAACTGGCCAACCAACATTACGGGTATTGGCCTGGATTATATGCACATCAGACAGCTCGAGCTTTTGGATGGAATTATGTTTTCCAACAACGACATCAAAAAATCGGCAAAGGTTTGCCTGTTGGGTAAAACCGTAATAGATAATCTTTTCCCTGATGGAAGTAATCCGATTGGTCAGATCATACGTTTCAAAAGCATTCCTTTTCAGGTGATTGGTACATTAGTGCCAAAGGGACAAAGTAATTTCGGACAAGATCAGGATGATATTATTCTTGCCCCCTACACTACAGTACAAAATAGAATTACTGCAACTAACTACTTACAAGCGATTTATGCTTCTGCCGTTTCTGAAGAGGCCAGTGATGCTGCTACGAATGAAATAACCAATGCGATAAGAGAAAGTCATAAGTTATTACCATCGCAGGATAATGATTTTCAAGTCCGTACTCAGGCACAGTTGATTGCCACTATTACTGCGACGAGTAGTATGCTTACTGTTTTATTAACCGCAATCGCAGGGATTTCCTTATTGATTGGTGGTATAGGGATTATGAATATAATGTATGTTTCAGTTACTGAGAGAACGCGGGAGATAGGTTTAAGGATGTCTATTGGTGCACGCGGCAAAGATATATTAATGCAATTTTTGATCGAGGCTGTTTTAATCAGTATCACAGGCGGGGTACTCGGCGTTTTACTGGGAGTAACTTCAGCCTATTTAATTGCTTATTTTTTACACTGGCCAATATTAATTTCTCAGGCTTCTATCGTTATTTCCTTTTTGGTGTGTGGTATTACCGGTATATTTTTTGGATACTACCCGGCACAAAAAGCCAGTAGACTTGATCCTATTGAAGCACTGAGGTACGAGTAA
- a CDS encoding DUF5519 family protein, producing the protein MKNKGLFSFVVRYLGFLKSIPLFPHVFDSLLKLWVFMTRSYLLDWFDEIEYEVLSWEGTSVSMHKYGGLQFNCRGKEIGHLHGNGLLDVLFTREIKQQLLDKGRIQPHHVFEKSGWISFYIVNYYDKAYAEELLMIAYQRITRTSVLQ; encoded by the coding sequence GTGAAAAATAAGGGACTGTTCTCATTTGTTGTTAGGTACTTGGGCTTTTTAAAGTCAATACCTTTATTTCCACATGTATTTGATAGCTTGTTGAAGCTTTGGGTATTTATGACCAGATCTTACCTGTTAGATTGGTTCGATGAAATAGAGTATGAAGTGTTAAGTTGGGAGGGAACTAGTGTAAGCATGCATAAGTATGGGGGGCTGCAGTTTAATTGCAGGGGCAAAGAAATTGGACACTTACATGGTAATGGATTACTTGATGTTTTATTCACCAGAGAGATTAAGCAGCAATTATTAGATAAGGGTAGGATACAACCGCATCATGTTTTTGAAAAATCTGGATGGATAAGTTTTTACATCGTGAATTATTATGATAAAGCTTATGCTGAAGAATTATTAATGATCGCTTATCAGAGAATTACTCGTACCTCAGTGCTTCAATAG
- a CDS encoding TIGR01777 family oxidoreductase produces the protein MKYNKIILAGGNGYLGGVLAQYYQNLAEEIIILSRKPAPADGNIKTIVWNGVDEGEWEGTLEGAVLLVNLCGKNVNCRYTEKNRNEIVASRINPTKALGRAINKMKSPPELWINITSATIYRHAEDHAQDEEMGEIGYGFSIDVCRQWEQTFFETNTPNTRKITLRMGIVFGRSDGAFPRLLNLVKFGLGGRQGDGNQYVSWIHEQDVAKCTEWLMQHKDLNGVVNCTSPEAVKNAKLMKIIRTAYGIPFGLPSPTWLLELGAIFIGTETELILKSRWVAPKHLADSGYPFIFQKAEHAIKDILSIRI, from the coding sequence ATGAAATATAATAAGATCATTTTGGCTGGGGGAAACGGCTATCTTGGAGGTGTTTTGGCTCAATATTACCAAAATCTTGCTGAAGAAATTATTATTCTGAGCCGTAAACCAGCACCTGCTGATGGAAATATCAAAACGATAGTTTGGAATGGAGTTGATGAAGGTGAATGGGAAGGTACTTTAGAAGGTGCAGTGCTTTTGGTCAATCTATGTGGTAAAAATGTAAATTGTAGGTATACAGAGAAGAATAGAAATGAGATTGTAGCTTCAAGGATCAATCCAACAAAAGCTTTGGGAAGGGCTATCAATAAAATGAAAAGTCCTCCAGAACTTTGGATAAATATCACTTCTGCTACTATTTATCGCCATGCAGAGGACCATGCTCAGGATGAAGAAATGGGTGAAATTGGATATGGATTTTCTATAGATGTTTGTCGTCAATGGGAGCAAACTTTCTTCGAAACAAATACTCCAAATACGAGGAAAATTACTTTGCGGATGGGAATTGTATTTGGCAGGAGCGATGGCGCTTTCCCTCGTTTACTCAATCTTGTCAAATTCGGTCTTGGAGGAAGGCAAGGAGATGGCAACCAATATGTATCATGGATTCATGAGCAGGATGTTGCAAAATGTACGGAATGGTTGATGCAGCATAAAGACCTTAATGGTGTTGTCAATTGTACGAGTCCGGAAGCAGTGAAAAATGCAAAATTGATGAAAATAATACGTACTGCCTATGGTATCCCATTTGGCTTACCATCTCCGACATGGTTATTAGAACTAGGGGCTATATTTATTGGGACAGAAACTGAATTAATTTTAAAAAGCAGATGGGTTGCACCAAAACATCTTGCGGACTCCGGTTATCCATTTATTTTTCAGAAGGCGGAACATGCAATTAAAGACATTTTAAGCATTCGCATCTAG
- a CDS encoding DUF393 domain-containing protein, producing the protein MKTLKNHLILFDEECPMCSIYTNAFVSIGLLEKEGRAAYQELPAQACPMVDRQRAVNEMALVNQETGEVTYGIESLFKIFAIIMPFFGPLFRFKPFIWLMGSVYAFIAYNRRIIVPPTKGERFQFQPTFKLHYRIAYLIFTWLVTAYILSVYSGLMSGLLPKGHAYREYFVCGGQILFQGLIITFVSRDKIWGYLGNMMTISFAGALLLLPAMLSSVWLTLSPYFYLAWFMAVASLMLLEHIRRSRLLQIGWTLTITWVLYRIAVLFIII; encoded by the coding sequence ATGAAAACGCTGAAAAACCACCTGATCCTGTTTGATGAAGAATGTCCGATGTGCAGTATATATACGAATGCATTTGTGAGTATAGGCCTTTTAGAGAAGGAAGGACGGGCTGCTTATCAGGAATTACCTGCTCAGGCATGTCCAATGGTAGATCGGCAGCGGGCTGTAAACGAAATGGCTTTGGTGAATCAGGAAACAGGAGAGGTGACTTATGGCATCGAAAGTCTATTTAAAATTTTTGCAATCATTATGCCTTTCTTCGGACCTCTTTTTAGATTTAAACCTTTCATTTGGTTAATGGGCAGTGTATATGCATTTATCGCTTATAACAGGAGGATAATTGTGCCGCCGACTAAAGGAGAAAGGTTTCAATTTCAGCCAACATTTAAACTACATTATCGTATTGCCTATTTGATTTTTACCTGGTTGGTAACAGCATATATCCTTTCTGTTTATAGTGGTTTAATGTCGGGCTTGTTGCCTAAAGGTCATGCTTACAGGGAGTATTTCGTTTGCGGAGGACAAATTTTATTTCAAGGATTGATCATCACATTTGTCAGTAGAGATAAAATCTGGGGATACCTGGGCAATATGATGACGATCTCCTTTGCAGGGGCATTGTTGTTGTTACCGGCAATGCTGTCATCAGTATGGTTAACGCTTAGTCCATATTTTTATCTTGCCTGGTTTATGGCGGTTGCAAGTCTGATGTTGTTGGAACACATCAGAAGAAGCAGGCTTTTACAAATCGGCTGGACGCTGACGATCACCTGGGTTTTATATCGTATTGCAGTACTTTTCATCATAATTTAA
- a CDS encoding helix-turn-helix domain-containing protein, with product MELTAAKQKFIEAWGKLGSEWGINRTMAQVHALLLVSPEALTTEEIMKDLSISRGNANMTLRDLIGWGLVEKQHKAGERKEYFYADKDTWNIARQVVKERRKRELDPVLKILDELSNVQGDTKDPEFKTFNRTVTDINNLAKNVDKTLDTMLKAEENWFWGAIFKMFK from the coding sequence ATGGAATTGACAGCAGCAAAACAAAAATTCATAGAGGCATGGGGCAAGCTGGGCTCAGAATGGGGGATTAACCGTACCATGGCCCAGGTTCATGCGCTACTCCTGGTGTCGCCGGAAGCGTTGACAACAGAAGAGATCATGAAAGACCTAAGTATTTCGAGAGGAAATGCAAATATGACTTTAAGAGATTTGATAGGTTGGGGATTAGTAGAGAAACAGCATAAAGCCGGTGAGCGGAAGGAGTATTTTTATGCGGATAAGGATACCTGGAATATAGCTCGGCAGGTAGTAAAAGAACGTAGAAAGAGGGAACTAGACCCTGTTTTGAAAATCCTGGATGAGCTGTCGAATGTACAGGGAGATACAAAAGATCCCGAATTTAAAACCTTCAATAGAACAGTTACGGATATCAATAACCTTGCTAAAAATGTGGATAAAACATTGGATACCATGCTTAAAGCAGAAGAAAACTGGTTTTGGGGGGCAATTTTTAAAATGTTTAAATAG
- a CDS encoding HAD family phosphatase — MNNEIAVIFDMDGVICHTNPYHSLAFREFFAARNLAPTDEEFAEHMFGKSNSYILSHFFKRPVTGAELLELEQEKEGLFRKIYEPYIEPISGIVEFISDLNQNGVKLGVATSAPYANLELILSKIDIHKKLGSILASEDVKKHKPDPEVYLKSAANLGVKPEQCLVFEDSFSGITAALNAGMRVVGVLSSHTKEELPPCNLYIDNYTDLSYKNIIELFNS; from the coding sequence ATGAACAATGAGATTGCAGTTATTTTTGACATGGATGGCGTAATATGCCATACCAACCCATATCACTCTCTTGCCTTTCGTGAATTTTTCGCGGCAAGGAACTTAGCTCCTACTGACGAAGAATTTGCAGAACACATGTTTGGCAAAAGCAATAGTTATATCTTAAGTCACTTTTTTAAACGTCCTGTTACTGGAGCCGAACTGCTGGAATTGGAACAGGAAAAAGAGGGATTGTTCCGTAAAATTTATGAACCTTATATTGAACCTATCTCTGGAATTGTTGAATTTATTTCGGATTTAAATCAAAATGGGGTAAAACTAGGTGTAGCTACCTCAGCTCCATATGCCAATCTGGAATTGATTCTAAGTAAAATTGATATCCACAAAAAACTGGGTTCGATCCTGGCTAGCGAAGATGTAAAAAAACATAAACCTGATCCGGAAGTATACTTGAAATCGGCCGCAAACCTGGGTGTAAAACCAGAGCAATGCCTTGTATTTGAAGATTCTTTTTCAGGCATCACCGCAGCATTAAACGCCGGAATGCGCGTTGTTGGTGTACTTAGCTCTCACACTAAAGAAGAGTTACCCCCTTGTAATTTATACATCGACAATTACACAGACCTGTCTTACAAAAATATCATTGAACTTTTCAATTCATAA
- a CDS encoding GNAT family N-acetyltransferase, translated as MMEIVKSTDQDIDVIFELYDAATAHQKAVAPMHWLGFERVMVAQTIKDGFQWQIVVDREIACVFTLALNDPLIWEEKDKDPAVYIHRIATNPKFRGMHFVKHIVDWVKAYAIEQHKSYIRMDTGAGNDKLNNYYVSCGFSYLGVTRLANTEGLPLHYKKGRFSLFEIKLN; from the coding sequence ATGATGGAGATTGTAAAAAGTACGGATCAGGATATAGATGTTATATTTGAACTTTACGATGCCGCTACTGCTCATCAGAAGGCCGTGGCACCAATGCACTGGTTGGGATTTGAAAGAGTTATGGTAGCGCAGACCATTAAAGATGGTTTTCAGTGGCAGATTGTTGTTGACAGGGAAATCGCCTGCGTATTTACATTGGCTTTAAATGATCCTTTAATTTGGGAGGAAAAAGATAAAGACCCTGCTGTATACATCCATCGCATTGCTACCAATCCTAAATTCAGGGGGATGCATTTTGTGAAGCATATTGTAGACTGGGTTAAAGCATACGCCATAGAGCAGCATAAATCCTATATCAGAATGGACACAGGAGCAGGGAATGATAAACTGAATAATTATTATGTGAGCTGTGGTTTTTCTTACTTAGGCGTAACTAGATTAGCCAATACCGAGGGGCTTCCGTTGCACTACAAGAAAGGAAGATTCAGCTTGTTTGAAATTAAGTTGAACTAA
- a CDS encoding methylated-DNA--[protein]-cysteine S-methyltransferase, which yields METQDHLNYKRIAKAIDFIKENFKAQPTLEEIAEKVHLSPFHFQRLFTDWAGTSPKKFLQYISVAHAKKMLAENQSTLFDTAYETGLSGTSRLHDLFVNIEGMTPAEYKNGGKDLIINYSFAESPFGGLIVASTSKGVCYMAFNEDEYQALEDLKGKFPNASFTRKLDLIQQNALFIFQNDWNKLPEIKLHLKGTDFQLKVWEALVKIPMGQLSTYGAIARQIDKPNASRAVGTAIGSNPVAFLIPCHRVIQSTGLFGGYMWGNTRKTAIIGWEACHLLP from the coding sequence ATGGAAACACAAGATCATCTTAATTATAAGCGCATTGCAAAAGCAATAGATTTTATAAAAGAAAATTTTAAAGCACAGCCAACGCTTGAAGAAATTGCTGAAAAAGTGCATTTAAGCCCCTTTCATTTTCAAAGGCTATTTACAGATTGGGCAGGTACCAGTCCCAAAAAGTTCTTGCAATATATTAGTGTGGCACATGCTAAAAAGATGCTGGCAGAAAATCAATCTACACTTTTTGATACTGCTTACGAAACTGGGCTTTCAGGAACCAGTAGACTGCATGATTTATTTGTGAATATTGAGGGTATGACCCCTGCGGAATATAAAAATGGTGGCAAGGACCTTATTATAAACTACAGTTTTGCCGAAAGTCCATTTGGCGGTCTCATTGTTGCTTCTACAAGCAAGGGTGTATGTTATATGGCTTTCAATGAAGATGAGTATCAGGCGCTGGAAGACTTAAAAGGAAAATTCCCTAATGCTTCATTTACGCGGAAATTAGATCTGATACAGCAGAATGCGTTGTTTATTTTTCAAAATGACTGGAATAAGCTACCGGAAATAAAATTGCATTTAAAAGGGACAGATTTTCAGTTAAAAGTTTGGGAAGCGCTGGTGAAAATCCCAATGGGACAGCTTTCTACTTATGGTGCAATTGCGAGACAAATAGATAAACCTAATGCATCAAGAGCAGTTGGGACGGCCATTGGCAGTAATCCGGTAGCGTTTTTAATCCCTTGTCACCGCGTAATTCAATCTACAGGATTATTTGGTGGGTACATGTGGGGAAATACCAGAAAGACAGCCATAATAGGTTGGGAGGCGTGTCATCTGTTACCATAA
- a CDS encoding DUF3943 domain-containing protein — protein sequence MIVNLDFRTILLSLVLCISTPIYAQISFYNQHYHRDTVTRAPITENPVKKRFGRAAILFSLTEVIPWSFDRYVVNADFARINIKGISENLKLSSWAWDNDSFTTNQLAHPSHGSIFFNSFRSNGYSFWQSIPATIAGSYIWETAGENQAPSKNDFLNTSFGGVIIGEIVHRLSGKLINNRRRGFRRHVNETMALLINPANGFNRILDGKWGKIPNPMDVDSSKIDLEIDAGLRKFNLNDHKSNFRGYARVKLLYGSPFENYKIPFSTITVNVEVGKDDSTFVNAINVFGSIKGWPVSKTENSRHIAVLTANYDYILNQAFSYSGQSFKANLFSEFGLKSKTKINTSIGIGPVLLAAIPEKYLFDGRSYDFCSGVGLNANAEINIKNIFFYGLTYNNGLFHTWNGYTSSFFLQSLSSELRFKFIDDLSFCTEPGYFILKENYKSNERVTRTYPYLKVALKYNISIQ from the coding sequence ATGATAGTGAATCTCGATTTCAGAACCATACTACTCTCTCTTGTGCTCTGTATTTCAACCCCTATATACGCCCAAATTTCATTTTATAATCAACATTATCATAGAGATACCGTTACCAGAGCGCCAATAACAGAGAACCCCGTTAAAAAAAGATTTGGTCGCGCCGCTATACTTTTCTCTCTTACAGAAGTAATACCATGGTCATTCGACAGGTATGTGGTTAATGCTGACTTCGCAAGAATCAACATCAAAGGGATAAGCGAAAATTTAAAGCTCAGCAGCTGGGCATGGGATAATGATTCATTTACCACAAACCAACTGGCCCACCCCAGTCATGGCAGTATATTTTTTAACTCTTTCAGATCTAATGGCTATAGCTTTTGGCAATCTATTCCAGCAACAATTGCTGGTAGTTACATTTGGGAAACAGCCGGAGAAAATCAAGCTCCATCAAAAAACGACTTCTTAAATACAAGTTTCGGAGGCGTTATCATTGGCGAAATAGTTCACAGACTATCCGGAAAACTGATTAATAACCGTAGAAGAGGCTTTAGAAGGCATGTGAACGAAACCATGGCCTTGTTGATTAATCCGGCCAATGGATTTAACAGAATATTAGACGGAAAGTGGGGGAAAATTCCCAACCCAATGGACGTAGATTCCTCAAAAATAGATTTAGAGATTGATGCAGGCCTTAGAAAATTTAACTTGAATGACCACAAGAGTAACTTTAGAGGATATGCCCGTGTAAAATTACTATACGGCAGTCCTTTTGAGAATTATAAAATCCCTTTTAGCACCATTACAGTTAATGTCGAAGTTGGAAAAGACGATAGTACTTTTGTAAATGCAATAAATGTTTTTGGCTCCATCAAAGGATGGCCGGTTAGCAAGACCGAAAACTCCAGGCACATTGCAGTACTAACCGCCAATTACGACTACATCTTAAATCAAGCGTTTTCTTACAGCGGGCAAAGTTTTAAAGCCAATTTGTTTTCAGAATTTGGATTAAAAAGTAAAACGAAAATTAATACATCAATAGGTATTGGCCCGGTATTGTTAGCGGCCATCCCCGAAAAATATTTATTTGATGGTAGAAGCTACGATTTTTGTTCGGGTGTTGGCTTGAATGCCAATGCGGAAATTAATATCAAGAATATTTTCTTTTATGGGCTGACCTACAACAACGGTTTGTTTCACACATGGAATGGATATACATCCAGCTTTTTCCTACAAAGTCTTTCAAGCGAGCTTAGATTTAAGTTTATTGATGACCTTTCTTTTTGTACGGAGCCTGGGTATTTTATTTTAAAAGAGAACTATAAAAGTAATGAAAGGGTAACCAGAACCTATCCTTATTTAAAAGTAGCCTTAAAATACAACATCAGCATTCAATAG